A window of the Nisaea acidiphila genome harbors these coding sequences:
- the petA gene encoding ubiquinol-cytochrome c reductase iron-sulfur subunit — protein sequence MAEMEEGATRRDFINVASGAVGAVGAAAAVWPFINQMNPAADTLALASTEVDLSAIEEGMSITVVWRGKPVFIRHRTADEISIAEETPLSDLPDPTPDAERVEKPEWLILIGICTHLGCVPLGQKTTEPRGDYGGWFCPCHGSHYDTSGRIRKGPAPLNLAVPPYVFTDDAAIRIG from the coding sequence ATGGCTGAGATGGAAGAAGGCGCGACACGGCGCGACTTTATCAATGTCGCCAGCGGTGCCGTCGGTGCGGTTGGTGCCGCTGCCGCGGTATGGCCGTTCATCAACCAGATGAACCCTGCTGCCGATACGCTGGCCCTCGCGAGCACGGAGGTTGATCTCTCCGCGATCGAAGAGGGCATGTCGATCACCGTGGTCTGGCGCGGCAAGCCGGTTTTCATCCGTCACCGGACGGCGGACGAGATTTCAATAGCCGAAGAGACGCCGCTCAGCGATCTGCCGGACCCGACTCCGGACGCCGAGCGCGTGGAGAAGCCGGAATGGCTGATCCTCATCGGCATCTGCACCCATCTCGGCTGCGTGCCGCTCGGTCAGAAGACGACCGAGCCGCGCGGCGATTACGGTGGCTGGTTCTGCCCCTGCCACGGCTCGCACTACGATACCTCCGGTCGGATCCGTAAAGGCCCGGCGCCGCTGAATTTGGCTGTGCCGCCCTATGTCTTTACCGACGACGCCGCGATTAGAATCGGTTGA
- a CDS encoding cytochrome b: protein MSTANFSNPVVRWIDHRLPIFSFLHHEAHEYPTPKNLSYWWNFGSLAGIMLVIMVVTGITLVMHYTPHVDYAFASVERIMRDVNSGWLIRYIHMNGASFFFIAVYIHIFRGLYYGSYKAPRELLWMLGVVILLLMMATAFMGYVLPWGQMSFWGATVITNLFSAIPLVGDHIVTWLWGGFSVDNPTLNRFFALHYLLPFVIFAVVVLHIVALHRFGSNNPLGIDVKGPQDTIPFHPYYTIKDLFGLAVFLIPFCAFVFFAPNFLGHPDNYIPANPLVTPAHIVPEWYFLPFYAILRAIPDKLMGVLAMFGAIAVLFILPWLDRSPVRSGKFRPVFKIFFWLLFVDCVALTWLGGKPAEGWYVTASRIATAYYFFYFLIALPLLSIFETPKPLPKSISESVLGGSGGPAAAPAAAKEKA, encoded by the coding sequence ATGAGCACTGCGAATTTCTCCAATCCGGTTGTCCGGTGGATTGACCACCGCCTTCCGATCTTCAGTTTCCTGCATCACGAAGCGCACGAATATCCGACCCCGAAGAACCTCAGCTACTGGTGGAACTTCGGCTCGCTCGCCGGCATCATGCTGGTGATCATGGTCGTGACCGGCATCACGCTGGTGATGCACTACACGCCGCATGTCGATTACGCCTTCGCCTCCGTCGAGCGTATCATGCGGGACGTCAATTCGGGCTGGCTGATCCGCTACATTCACATGAACGGCGCCAGCTTCTTCTTCATCGCCGTCTACATCCATATCTTCCGCGGGCTCTATTACGGCTCCTACAAGGCGCCGCGCGAGCTGCTCTGGATGCTCGGCGTCGTGATTCTGCTGCTGATGATGGCCACCGCCTTCATGGGCTACGTGCTTCCCTGGGGCCAGATGAGCTTCTGGGGCGCGACCGTGATCACCAACCTGTTCTCCGCCATCCCGCTGGTCGGCGACCATATCGTGACCTGGCTCTGGGGCGGCTTCTCGGTCGACAATCCGACCCTGAACCGGTTCTTCGCCCTGCACTACCTGCTGCCGTTCGTGATCTTCGCGGTCGTCGTCCTGCATATCGTGGCGCTGCACCGTTTCGGCTCGAACAACCCGCTCGGCATTGATGTGAAGGGTCCGCAGGACACCATTCCGTTCCACCCGTACTACACGATCAAGGACCTGTTCGGCCTCGCCGTCTTCCTGATCCCGTTCTGCGCCTTCGTGTTCTTCGCGCCGAACTTCCTCGGGCACCCGGACAATTACATCCCGGCGAACCCGCTGGTGACCCCGGCTCATATCGTTCCCGAATGGTACTTCCTGCCGTTCTACGCGATCCTGCGGGCGATCCCGGACAAGCTGATGGGCGTGCTGGCCATGTTCGGCGCCATCGCGGTGCTGTTCATCCTGCCCTGGCTCGACCGCTCGCCGGTCCGCAGCGGCAAGTTCCGCCCGGTCTTCAAGATCTTCTTCTGGCTGCTGTTCGTGGACTGCGTCGCTCTGACCTGGCTCGGCGGCAAGCCGGCCGAAGGCTGGTACGTCACCGCCTCCCGCATCGCTACGGCCTACTACTTCTTCTACTTCCTGATCGCGCTGCCGCTGCTCTCGATCTTCGAAACGCCGAAACCGCTTCCGAAGAGCATCAGCGAGTCCGTATTGGGTGGTTCCGGCGGCCCTGCCGCAGCACCGGCTGCCGCGAAGGAGAAAGCATAA
- a CDS encoding YbjN domain-containing protein has translation MKAPIVKAAIEELGYKVSEHKDKDGNPHLVIEDAPDFTKGVAVFMADCGKAGCEDLVFYADFGPSKTATMEFLNEWNHPASNLRSTAFKSGTVSGDGTIGISMPASFFDDSEQAKVSWLAGLFMVEVSMFGASLGNR, from the coding sequence ATGAAAGCACCAATTGTGAAAGCTGCGATCGAAGAGCTCGGCTACAAGGTTTCGGAACACAAGGACAAGGACGGCAATCCGCATTTGGTAATCGAGGATGCGCCGGACTTCACCAAAGGAGTAGCCGTTTTCATGGCCGATTGCGGCAAGGCCGGCTGCGAGGATCTGGTGTTCTATGCCGATTTCGGCCCGTCGAAAACCGCGACAATGGAGTTCCTCAACGAGTGGAATCACCCTGCGTCGAACCTGCGCAGCACTGCATTCAAGTCCGGCACAGTTTCCGGTGATGGGACCATCGGGATCTCCATGCCGGCGAGCTTCTTCGACGATTCCGAGCAAGCGAAGGTGAGCTGGCTGGCTGGCCTCTTCATGGTCGAGGTCAGCATGTTCGGCGCATCTCTCGGAAACCGTTGA
- a CDS encoding cytochrome c1 encodes MGIKSLIAATATVALLSLGGQQPAQAAGDAIALPKQDWSFSGIFGTFDRAAAQRGLQVYREVCSTCHSLDYIAFRNLADLGYSEDEIKAIAAEYEVEDGPNDEGEMFMRPGTPADRFPAPFPNENAARASNGGAYPPDLSLIVDARAGFEDYVYALLIGYEEAPADVTLMAGMNYNKYFAGHQIAMAQPLYEDGVTYADGTKASVEQMAKDVTTFLAWASEPNMETRKQTGVAVILFLIVLSGLFYASKRKIWADVH; translated from the coding sequence ATGGGTATCAAGTCTCTGATCGCGGCGACTGCCACCGTCGCTCTCCTCTCCCTGGGCGGCCAGCAGCCGGCCCAGGCCGCGGGCGACGCTATCGCCCTGCCGAAGCAGGACTGGTCCTTCTCGGGGATCTTCGGAACCTTCGACCGGGCGGCCGCACAGCGCGGCCTCCAGGTCTACCGGGAAGTCTGCTCGACCTGCCATTCGCTCGATTACATCGCCTTCCGCAATCTGGCCGATCTCGGCTATTCGGAAGACGAGATCAAGGCGATCGCAGCCGAGTACGAGGTTGAGGACGGCCCGAACGACGAGGGCGAGATGTTCATGCGTCCGGGGACCCCGGCGGACCGTTTCCCGGCGCCGTTCCCGAACGAGAATGCGGCCCGTGCGTCCAATGGCGGCGCCTATCCGCCGGACCTGTCCCTCATCGTCGACGCGCGCGCAGGCTTCGAGGACTATGTCTACGCGCTGCTGATTGGCTACGAGGAAGCGCCGGCCGATGTCACGCTGATGGCTGGGATGAACTACAACAAGTATTTCGCCGGTCACCAGATCGCCATGGCGCAGCCGCTCTACGAGGACGGCGTGACCTATGCCGACGGCACCAAGGCCAGCGTCGAGCAGATGGCGAAGGACGTGACCACCTTCCTCGCCTGGGCCTCCGAGCCGAACATGGAAACCCGTAAGCAGACCGGCGTCGCGGTGATCCTGTTCCTGATCGTGCTCTCCGGTCTCTTCTACGCCTCCAAGCGGAAGATCTGGGCCGACGTGCACTGA
- a CDS encoding S-methyl-5'-thioadenosine phosphorylase, with product MTDLTRDAVLGFIGGSGIYEIDGLTNTRWETVESSFGTPSDQLLFGELDGQQLVFLPRHGRGHKLNPTGINYRANIDAMKRAGVTDIISLSAVGSLKEEYAPGHFVLVDQFIDRTFSREKTFYTNGCAAHVSFSHPVAERLQAALAEACRKLDLPHDVNGTYICMEGPQFSTFAESTLYRSWGCAVIGMTNMPEAKLAREAEIPYATVAMVTDYDCWHPDHDSVTVEQVIKVLTGNAEKARNLVRTVAPMLAKRPEVDHQGGDDALEYALITHPDARDPALVAKLDAVAGRVLNR from the coding sequence ATGACGGACCTCACGCGCGATGCGGTGCTCGGCTTTATCGGCGGCAGCGGGATCTACGAGATCGACGGGCTGACCAACACGCGTTGGGAGACGGTGGAGTCTTCCTTCGGAACGCCGTCCGACCAGTTGCTCTTCGGCGAGCTCGACGGCCAGCAGCTGGTCTTCCTGCCGCGCCACGGCCGCGGTCACAAGCTGAACCCGACCGGGATCAACTACCGCGCCAATATCGACGCGATGAAGCGCGCCGGGGTGACCGACATCATCTCGCTGAGCGCCGTGGGCTCCCTCAAGGAGGAATATGCGCCAGGCCATTTCGTGCTGGTCGATCAGTTCATCGACCGCACCTTCTCGCGCGAGAAGACCTTCTACACCAACGGCTGCGCCGCCCATGTCTCCTTCAGCCATCCGGTCGCCGAACGGCTGCAGGCGGCACTGGCCGAGGCCTGCCGGAAGCTCGATCTGCCGCATGACGTGAACGGGACCTATATCTGCATGGAAGGCCCGCAATTCTCGACCTTCGCGGAAAGCACGCTCTATCGTTCCTGGGGCTGCGCCGTGATCGGTATGACCAACATGCCGGAAGCCAAGCTCGCCCGAGAGGCCGAGATCCCCTATGCCACCGTCGCGATGGTCACCGACTACGACTGCTGGCATCCGGATCATGACAGCGTGACGGTGGAGCAGGTGATCAAGGTGCTGACCGGCAATGCGGAGAAGGCGCGCAACCTTGTCCGGACCGTCGCACCGATGCTGGCGAAGCGTCCGGAGGTGGACCACCAGGGCGGCGACGATGCATTGGAATATGCCCTGATCACCCATCCGGACGCCCGCGATCCGGCACTGGTGGCGAAGCTCGACGCGGTCGCCGGCCGGGTGCTGAACCGCTGA
- a CDS encoding peptidoglycan-binding domain-containing protein, whose protein sequence is MIRRVLGPCLPKVNGFFAALALAGCSAFSPEVPEEIQQANPDNLPKSTITNFDEALVCMDDLMVIHEVPSLYLASQGIENLTSDRSISTGGKEMLITALAKMSTRSKAVRFVSYGVDIRDILDLQAAHPDKADFRAPDLFIRGGVTQVNKNLWSGQRGSGASLVFDDGQLTDGGTFFILKGEEDLTGSYSLNSGYGTVTVDMSVGHIANLQIIPGIASSNTLALKHQEGTAITADLTIGDFGFSYSFTDTESLDFNTVFRSLIQVGTIEIIGKLHNVPYWRCLANAGSVSTRSAALRERFNELGTAEDRSALYRFVQTALRDAQYYLGEVNGSFDLPTRTALQTYQQRHGLLATGLIDFETFRLMNLFTPSRDVPYIPWWDADLRQAPRTPAAATNGKKG, encoded by the coding sequence ATGATTCGGCGCGTGCTGGGTCCGTGCTTACCAAAGGTCAATGGATTTTTCGCTGCATTGGCTCTGGCAGGCTGCTCGGCGTTTTCGCCAGAGGTACCGGAAGAAATACAGCAAGCGAACCCGGATAATCTGCCGAAGTCGACGATTACGAACTTCGACGAAGCGCTGGTTTGCATGGACGACCTTATGGTTATCCATGAGGTCCCGTCGCTTTACCTCGCCTCACAAGGAATCGAGAATCTGACCTCCGATCGCTCGATCAGTACCGGCGGCAAGGAGATGCTTATCACCGCGCTGGCCAAAATGTCGACGCGGAGCAAAGCCGTGCGCTTCGTTTCCTATGGTGTCGACATCAGGGACATCCTCGATCTTCAGGCTGCTCATCCAGACAAGGCGGACTTTCGAGCGCCCGATCTGTTCATCCGCGGCGGCGTAACCCAGGTTAACAAAAACTTGTGGTCCGGCCAGCGCGGCTCCGGCGCTTCGCTCGTCTTCGACGACGGCCAACTCACCGACGGGGGAACTTTCTTCATACTTAAGGGTGAAGAAGATCTTACTGGCAGCTATTCGCTGAATTCCGGGTATGGAACAGTGACCGTAGATATGAGCGTAGGACATATCGCGAATCTACAGATCATTCCGGGCATAGCGTCATCCAATACACTCGCCCTTAAGCATCAGGAGGGAACTGCGATCACGGCCGATCTGACGATCGGCGATTTCGGCTTCAGCTATTCATTCACCGATACGGAGTCGCTTGATTTCAATACTGTGTTCCGATCCTTGATACAGGTCGGAACAATCGAGATCATCGGTAAACTGCATAATGTCCCCTATTGGCGATGCCTCGCCAATGCCGGATCGGTCTCAACGCGCAGTGCGGCCCTCCGAGAGCGCTTCAACGAGCTGGGGACAGCCGAGGACCGCTCTGCGCTTTACAGGTTTGTTCAGACCGCTTTGAGAGACGCCCAATATTACCTGGGAGAGGTCAACGGCTCGTTCGACTTGCCGACCCGTACGGCATTGCAGACCTACCAGCAGCGCCACGGGTTGCTTGCAACCGGATTGATCGACTTCGAGACATTCCGACTGATGAATCTCTTCACACCGTCACGGGATGTTCCCTACATACCGTGGTGGGATGCCGACCTACGACAAGCCCCAAGAACACCGGCGGCGGCCACGAATGGGAAAAAGGGCTGA
- a CDS encoding tRNA (cytidine(34)-2'-O)-methyltransferase: protein MRIALYQPDIPQNTGTILRLAACFGIAVDIIEPCGFALSDARMRRAGMDYVDRVDWTRHVSWDRFRAGKAPGRLVLLTTKAAAPLQNFVFEESDTLLFGRESAGVPDEVHDAADARVLIPMRSGLRSLNIAVSASIALWEALRQTGLAPSSHGR from the coding sequence GTGCGAATTGCGCTCTATCAACCGGATATCCCTCAGAATACCGGTACCATTCTCCGTCTCGCCGCCTGTTTCGGGATCGCGGTCGATATCATAGAGCCCTGCGGCTTCGCCCTGAGCGATGCCCGCATGCGCCGCGCGGGGATGGACTATGTCGACCGGGTCGACTGGACGCGGCACGTTTCCTGGGACCGGTTTCGGGCGGGGAAAGCCCCCGGCCGCCTTGTCCTGCTCACCACGAAGGCGGCCGCACCGCTGCAGAATTTCGTCTTTGAGGAAAGCGACACCCTGCTCTTCGGCCGCGAGTCGGCAGGGGTACCCGACGAGGTCCACGACGCGGCGGACGCCCGGGTGCTGATCCCGATGCGCAGCGGGCTGCGCTCGCTGAACATCGCCGTCAGCGCCTCGATCGCCCTCTGGGAAGCGCTCCGGCAGACCGGCCTCGCCCCAAGCAGCCATGGCCGGTGA
- a CDS encoding beta strand repeat-containing protein — translation MSAPHRSPIQRFLNAALVTVLVPVSASSAADPLPTPGGGADLTVNISRGAVVNAQGTISGDGTAIQQIGSIGAKVIAGTTDTVNLSNAINAGAAVGAYSKAEQRIGAVDATISSQDNLSLNLSTVVNASAGVGSYSDTEQTIGRVTGTNVRNSSIEVDGKALVNAGASVAGYGKATQIIGSISTSGEVSQSSIDLALGSDATNVAASVAGGGEAVQQIGSIAGRSASGDAISGQLDSIVNAGASVGGNARATQKVATIQSSGAVNNSTVTADISSAANVSAAVVGGGSATQEIAEVESKGGISNVKVTANIGSAANVGAGLAGGASAEQQIAAVDGSSNSSDTVDANVTSAANVGGALAAGARADQTIGVIDSTSASGTSASVRAGSATNVSAGLAASATAVQSIAAISGKRASDDTVNVDISSATNVGAALAGNAEATQTIGSISSQASSGVTDSVSAGSVSNVGAALAGSATAVQTVGAVSATDASQDRVSVSSSNITNVGAAVAGTASVRQTIGEISGNSASGDTVSVRATGNITNVGAALAGSATSSQQIGVISATVSKNNSVSVTTGSLSAAGAGLLGSGSATQDIGTVGGNNATGDKVTVATGGVSNTGVGVLGKGASTITVGSIESAQSSDDTISVKTGNINAEAEGIDTTASVTVGAIGGAGANHQDIDIRTGNISDESIGADAGASVTIGSITSTGTVSDIVQTGSINNRAIAVDSSARVSLGNVAAGTTGPATISVVTGSIDNKVTVGGGTKSVVYVGNLMQPATGPTNISVTTGSLSSSVAASIGGMAGIEIGNVNSTKGGTTKVSTGNQSATAAACLGDIGCLSEIVGKQYCVSIGNIDLSSNCGSTSLIGEAIKELDKLGLTVEKGAVHAGEEFAGGIVGFAKGVWGGNFKGAFSSLAKETGAAVVTVAKTAEHLVEEGAHDVEHDLEKAGDAVVHTIEHAWDDVKHGFDELGHDISEGWHDFIHFF, via the coding sequence ATGAGCGCACCGCACCGGTCTCCAATTCAGCGCTTTCTTAACGCCGCCCTAGTGACCGTTCTGGTTCCAGTGAGTGCGTCATCCGCAGCCGATCCGCTCCCGACACCTGGCGGCGGCGCCGATCTCACGGTCAATATCAGCCGTGGAGCTGTCGTCAATGCACAAGGCACGATTTCGGGGGACGGAACGGCAATCCAGCAGATTGGCTCCATCGGTGCAAAGGTGATCGCTGGAACGACAGATACGGTCAATCTCTCAAACGCGATAAACGCCGGAGCGGCGGTCGGCGCCTATTCGAAAGCGGAGCAAAGAATAGGCGCTGTCGATGCGACAATCTCATCGCAGGACAATTTGTCCCTGAACCTTTCGACAGTAGTAAACGCCTCCGCGGGCGTCGGAAGCTATTCCGACACAGAACAGACGATTGGGCGGGTGACAGGCACGAACGTCCGGAACAGCAGCATCGAAGTCGATGGAAAGGCGCTGGTAAACGCCGGCGCATCGGTGGCCGGGTATGGCAAGGCGACGCAAATAATCGGCAGCATTAGCACGAGTGGCGAGGTTAGCCAGAGTTCGATCGATCTGGCGCTCGGCTCGGATGCGACCAACGTGGCTGCCTCAGTCGCTGGCGGCGGCGAAGCCGTTCAGCAGATCGGTTCCATTGCCGGCAGGTCCGCTTCAGGTGACGCGATTTCCGGTCAACTCGACAGCATCGTAAATGCAGGCGCGTCCGTTGGCGGGAACGCGCGGGCCACGCAGAAAGTCGCAACGATCCAAAGCTCCGGAGCGGTCAACAACTCGACTGTCACGGCCGATATATCATCCGCGGCGAACGTCTCCGCGGCGGTGGTCGGCGGTGGCTCGGCAACTCAGGAGATCGCCGAAGTCGAGAGCAAAGGCGGCATTTCGAATGTCAAGGTAACCGCCAACATTGGCAGCGCTGCCAATGTTGGCGCAGGTCTCGCCGGCGGCGCATCCGCTGAGCAACAGATCGCAGCTGTTGATGGATCGAGCAACTCAAGCGATACGGTCGACGCGAATGTGACCTCGGCGGCGAATGTTGGTGGCGCCTTGGCTGCTGGCGCGCGCGCCGACCAGACAATAGGAGTTATCGACAGCACGAGCGCCAGCGGAACCAGCGCTAGCGTCCGGGCCGGTTCCGCGACAAATGTTTCCGCCGGTTTGGCGGCATCGGCAACGGCGGTGCAATCCATCGCCGCTATTTCCGGAAAGAGGGCCTCGGACGACACCGTCAATGTCGACATCTCGTCAGCGACAAATGTCGGCGCGGCTCTCGCGGGCAACGCCGAAGCAACGCAAACGATCGGCTCGATCAGCAGCCAAGCCTCCAGCGGCGTGACCGACAGCGTGAGCGCCGGTTCGGTGTCCAATGTCGGAGCGGCGCTCGCAGGATCCGCCACCGCCGTGCAAACGGTTGGAGCGGTCTCAGCAACCGACGCCTCGCAAGACAGAGTCTCCGTTTCCAGCTCGAACATCACGAATGTCGGTGCTGCAGTCGCTGGCACCGCGTCCGTACGCCAGACCATTGGCGAAATCTCCGGCAATTCCGCCAGCGGCGATACTGTATCCGTCCGGGCGACAGGAAACATCACCAATGTCGGAGCCGCGCTGGCCGGCAGCGCCACATCGTCGCAGCAGATTGGCGTGATCTCGGCCACCGTCTCGAAGAACAATTCGGTGTCGGTCACTACCGGCAGCCTCAGCGCGGCGGGGGCCGGCCTGCTCGGCAGCGGCTCCGCGACACAGGACATCGGAACGGTCGGCGGCAACAACGCGACCGGTGACAAAGTCACAGTTGCGACCGGGGGTGTTAGCAATACAGGTGTCGGCGTGCTGGGAAAAGGCGCCAGCACGATCACGGTCGGTTCGATCGAGAGCGCGCAATCGTCGGACGACACGATTTCGGTCAAGACAGGAAACATCAATGCCGAAGCGGAAGGTATCGACACCACGGCGAGCGTGACCGTTGGAGCGATCGGCGGTGCCGGCGCAAACCATCAGGATATCGATATCCGGACCGGCAATATATCAGACGAATCCATCGGTGCGGATGCCGGGGCGTCTGTCACCATCGGCAGCATCACCTCCACTGGCACCGTGTCGGATATCGTTCAGACCGGTTCAATCAACAATAGGGCTATCGCTGTCGATTCCTCGGCTCGGGTCAGTCTCGGGAACGTCGCCGCCGGAACGACAGGCCCCGCAACGATCTCGGTCGTGACGGGGTCAATCGATAACAAAGTGACCGTCGGCGGCGGAACGAAATCCGTCGTCTATGTTGGCAACCTGATGCAACCAGCAACCGGCCCCACAAATATCAGCGTTACGACCGGGTCGCTCAGCAGTTCGGTCGCCGCGTCCATTGGAGGCATGGCCGGCATCGAGATTGGCAACGTCAATTCAACCAAAGGCGGGACGACGAAGGTTTCGACCGGCAACCAATCGGCAACAGCCGCCGCTTGCCTCGGCGATATCGGGTGCCTGTCCGAAATCGTTGGGAAGCAGTATTGCGTGTCGATCGGCAATATTGATCTCAGCAGCAATTGCGGAAGCACCAGCCTAATTGGCGAAGCGATCAAGGAGTTGGACAAGCTCGGCCTGACAGTTGAGAAGGGTGCGGTGCATGCTGGCGAGGAATTCGCCGGCGGGATCGTCGGGTTCGCCAAGGGCGTCTGGGGCGGCAATTTCAAAGGCGCCTTCTCAAGCCTTGCGAAGGAAACCGGCGCTGCGGTCGTCACCGTCGCCAAGACAGCGGAACATCTCGTCGAAGAAGGAGCCCACGACGTCGAACACGATCTGGAGAAGGCCGGAGATGCCGTCGTTCATACCATTGAGCACGCTTGGGACGATGTTAAGCACGGCTTTGATGAACTAGGGCACGACATCAGCGAGGGCTGGCATGATTTTATCCATTTCTTTTAA
- a CDS encoding TetR/AcrR family transcriptional regulator, with amino-acid sequence MARQKEFDRAEVLENAMRAFWRRGYEATSVQDLVEATGINRGSMYDTFGDKRGLFQAAVQHYITNVSAERLKVVAETDDALAGIRTYFDRLIDFSVGDGRELGCLITNSVVELAPHDEVIGETLRKSFARVEDTFYRALLRAQQAGDLTTGQDIRALARFLTATVNGVRVFARADADATTLRDVIDSALSVIDTHKRGFPAAAE; translated from the coding sequence ATGGCTAGGCAGAAAGAATTCGACCGGGCAGAAGTCCTGGAAAACGCGATGCGGGCCTTTTGGCGCCGCGGCTACGAAGCCACATCGGTGCAGGATCTGGTGGAAGCCACCGGGATCAATCGCGGCTCGATGTACGATACCTTCGGCGATAAGCGCGGGCTCTTCCAGGCCGCTGTCCAGCACTACATTACAAATGTCAGCGCGGAACGGCTGAAGGTCGTCGCCGAAACGGACGACGCGCTTGCCGGAATTCGCACCTATTTTGACAGGCTCATCGATTTCTCCGTCGGCGACGGGCGGGAACTCGGGTGCCTCATCACCAATTCGGTGGTCGAACTCGCACCACATGACGAGGTGATCGGAGAGACCCTGCGCAAGAGTTTCGCGCGGGTCGAGGATACTTTCTATCGTGCCCTGCTCCGCGCCCAGCAGGCGGGAGATCTCACCACGGGACAGGATATCCGGGCCCTTGCGCGCTTCCTGACCGCGACGGTGAACGGAGTTCGTGTCTTTGCGCGGGCCGATGCAGACGCGACGACCCTGCGGGACGTGATCGACAGCGCCCTTTCGGTGATCGACACACACAAGCGCGGTTTTCCGGCAGCCGCCGAGTAA
- a CDS encoding acetolactate synthase large subunit: MKASDLFVKCLEEEGVERIFGVPGEENADLMISLNSSKIEFVLCRHEQAAAFMADCYGRLTGKAGVCLSTLGPGATNLVTGLADANMDRAPVVAIIGQGSTRRLHKESHQNMDSLAMLDPISKWTQSVLVADNIPEIVRKAFKVAESEKPGVTVIELPENIAKRPVENAAPMEVRKTRRPAADHKAVAAAVNLIASAKNPIILAGNGSVRKRAAGQLRRLAHKTGIGVVNTFMGKGAVARSDEHCLFTMGLQGGDFVNLAVDAADLVIAVGYDLVEYAPGFWNRTPGKKIISIDFEPAEIDQDFPVDVDIVADLADALWQINEELNSRFEGKLPLFKIGDRAKLRATMFDDLTQEKHDESFPMKPQRILNDVQTFLDAGDVVLSDVGAHKMWIARYLQPEEPNTVLISNGFCTMGIALPGAIGAKFAHPEKRVLAISGDAGFMMNVQELETAVRLQMNVVCMVWCDNEYGLIKWKQQNQFDGQHSDLAFTNPDFELLAKSFGMWGRNITGPGQLEDALDEAFNQKGPALIAVPVDYDENRKLTQRLGNIVMPI, from the coding sequence ATGAAAGCGTCCGATCTGTTTGTGAAATGTCTGGAAGAAGAAGGGGTCGAACGGATTTTCGGCGTTCCCGGCGAGGAAAATGCCGACCTGATGATTTCCCTCAATTCCAGCAAGATTGAATTTGTCCTCTGCCGCCACGAACAGGCAGCGGCCTTCATGGCCGACTGTTACGGGCGCCTGACCGGCAAGGCGGGCGTATGTCTTTCCACGCTCGGACCCGGCGCAACGAATCTGGTGACCGGACTTGCCGATGCCAATATGGACCGGGCGCCGGTGGTGGCCATCATCGGACAGGGCAGCACCCGGCGGCTGCACAAGGAAAGCCACCAGAACATGGACAGTCTGGCGATGCTGGACCCGATCAGTAAATGGACCCAGTCCGTGTTGGTCGCGGACAACATTCCCGAGATCGTCCGTAAGGCTTTCAAGGTTGCGGAGTCTGAGAAGCCGGGCGTTACGGTGATTGAGCTGCCGGAGAACATCGCCAAGCGGCCGGTGGAAAACGCGGCCCCGATGGAGGTCCGCAAGACCCGACGGCCGGCGGCGGATCACAAGGCGGTCGCGGCGGCGGTCAATCTGATCGCCTCGGCGAAGAACCCGATCATCCTCGCCGGCAACGGCTCGGTCCGCAAACGCGCGGCCGGTCAGCTCCGGCGCCTTGCGCACAAGACCGGGATCGGCGTGGTCAATACCTTCATGGGCAAGGGCGCCGTCGCCCGTAGCGACGAGCATTGCCTCTTCACCATGGGGCTGCAGGGCGGCGATTTTGTGAATCTCGCGGTCGATGCGGCCGATCTGGTGATCGCGGTCGGCTACGATCTGGTCGAATACGCGCCGGGTTTCTGGAACCGGACGCCCGGCAAGAAGATCATCTCGATCGATTTCGAGCCGGCGGAAATCGACCAGGATTTCCCGGTCGATGTCGATATCGTCGCCGACCTTGCCGACGCGCTCTGGCAGATCAACGAGGAACTGAACAGCCGCTTCGAAGGCAAGTTGCCGCTCTTCAAGATCGGAGATCGGGCAAAGCTGCGCGCGACCATGTTCGACGACTTGACGCAGGAGAAGCACGACGAGAGCTTCCCGATGAAACCGCAGCGCATCCTGAACGACGTACAGACCTTTCTCGATGCGGGAGACGTGGTGCTGAGCGATGTCGGTGCCCACAAGATGTGGATCGCGCGTTACCTGCAGCCGGAAGAGCCGAACACGGTGCTGATCTCGAACGGGTTCTGCACGATGGGGATCGCGCTGCCCGGCGCCATCGGGGCGAAATTCGCCCATCCGGAGAAACGCGTGCTGGCGATCAGCGGAGATGCCGGCTTCATGATGAACGTGCAGGAGCTGGAAACCGCCGTACGGCTGCAGATGAACGTGGTCTGCATGGTCTGGTGCGATAACGAATACGGCCTGATCAAGTGGAAGCAGCAGAACCAGTTCGACGGCCAGCACTCGGATCTCGCCTTTACCAATCCGGATTTCGAGCTGCTGGCGAAGAGTTTCGGCATGTGGGGCCGGAATATCACGGGCCCGGGTCAGCTCGAGGATGCGCTCGACGAAGCGTTCAACCAGAAGGGTCCGGCGCTGATCGCGGTACCGGTGGATTACGACGAGAACCGCAAGCTGACCCAGCGGCTCGGTAACATCGTGATGCCGATCTAA